In Cloacibacterium caeni, a single window of DNA contains:
- a CDS encoding RagB/SusD family nutrient uptake outer membrane protein, which translates to MGAGLSLGTVSCSDYLDTEPITDRPVEVSETPYTKASEAEDLMKTMYVGPGFGHSNYWQLDYFANGSMQTDEAYVSGDNQDNRQQAEYRILSTNGNVKRNWEAIYELINNCNKVLNFVDGIKDPALTAERKAEMKAEAAIVRALYYFHAVQLWGDVPLVTKSVTSVTSENFDEVYSQIYPARKTKEEVYSFIISDLEGALAAAPNASVSKYRATKGVAHALLAKVYATKPNPDYNKVIQHVDQLAGDYSLLPDYNQLFDGNHNANVESILEINSDASNIWWWGTGMFIGDGWQRFNLPTHDLVNAFDAQNDNIRKTNSIKFDIGVSDAYWTDKNNYPFAYKQRIQDGTQHIYILRYADLLLLKAEAKVKLGDFTGAAALVNQVRGRVSLNPITITSETDGINKILKERLLELAFEGQRWFDLKRTGKALEVIKARTDGKGNKLGYVNNLTEQRLLWPVPQSQLDKNPNLTQNAGY; encoded by the coding sequence TTGGGAGCTGGTCTTAGTTTAGGTACTGTGTCTTGTTCAGATTATCTAGATACAGAGCCCATAACAGACAGACCTGTCGAGGTTAGTGAAACGCCTTATACGAAAGCTTCTGAAGCTGAAGATCTAATGAAAACCATGTATGTTGGTCCAGGGTTTGGGCATTCCAACTATTGGCAATTAGATTATTTTGCGAATGGATCTATGCAAACTGATGAAGCATACGTAAGTGGGGATAATCAAGATAACAGACAACAAGCAGAGTACAGAATTTTATCTACTAACGGAAATGTTAAAAGAAACTGGGAAGCTATTTATGAATTAATTAATAACTGTAATAAAGTTCTTAATTTTGTAGATGGAATTAAAGACCCTGCTTTAACTGCAGAACGTAAAGCAGAAATGAAAGCTGAAGCTGCTATTGTAAGAGCGTTGTATTATTTTCATGCGGTTCAATTATGGGGTGATGTCCCATTAGTTACCAAGTCAGTTACTTCTGTTACTTCAGAGAATTTTGATGAAGTATATAGCCAAATTTATCCTGCAAGAAAGACAAAAGAAGAGGTTTACTCTTTTATAATATCAGATTTAGAAGGTGCTCTAGCTGCAGCTCCTAATGCTTCAGTAAGTAAATACAGAGCAACAAAAGGAGTAGCCCATGCATTATTGGCAAAAGTTTATGCAACAAAGCCAAACCCAGATTACAATAAAGTAATCCAGCATGTAGATCAACTGGCAGGTGATTACAGTTTATTGCCAGACTACAATCAATTATTTGACGGAAACCACAATGCTAATGTAGAATCTATATTAGAAATTAATTCAGATGCAAGTAATATCTGGTGGTGGGGAACAGGTATGTTTATTGGTGATGGATGGCAAAGATTTAATTTACCGACTCATGATTTAGTAAACGCTTTTGATGCACAAAATGATAATATTAGAAAAACAAACTCTATAAAGTTTGATATAGGAGTTAGCGATGCTTATTGGACTGACAAAAATAACTATCCATTTGCATACAAACAAAGAATACAAGATGGCACCCAACATATATATATTCTTAGATATGCAGACTTACTATTATTAAAAGCAGAAGCTAAAGTGAAATTAGGAGACTTTACTGGGGCGGCAGCTTTAGTAAACCAAGTAAGAGGTAGAGTAAGTTTAAACCCTATTACTATCACAAGTGAAACCGATGGTATTAACAAAATCCTTAAAGAAAGATTGCTAGAGTTGGCATTTGAAGGGCAACGTTGGTTTGATCTTAAGAGAACAGGTAAAGCTTTAGAAGTTATTAAAGCCAGAACTGATGGAAAAGGTAACAAGTTAGGTTATGTTAATAATCTTACAGAACAAAGATTACTTTGGCCAGTTCCTCAATCTCAGTTAGATAAAAACCCTAATTTAACTCAAAACGCTGGTTATTAA
- a CDS encoding NUDIX hydrolase, with product MKLDDSKNKMTLQELIDTNNFINQLSVDCAIFGFHDKSLKILLLKYHELNLWAIPGGFIFEDEHLDDAAYRILYERTHLQDVYLQQFHAFGGIDRTEKKNPHRQLLANKGIKISKEHWINKRFVTIGYYALIDYTISHTFPDAFNETCAWFDVNQLPEMAFDHKEIIDKGLEHLRKTLDYDIVGSNLLPEKFTMKDLQNLYEAILGEKFRRNNFQRKMLSLNILDRHEKLFSGSANKAPYLYSFKKK from the coding sequence ATGAAACTTGATGACTCCAAAAATAAGATGACGCTTCAAGAATTGATTGATACTAATAATTTTATCAATCAATTATCTGTAGATTGTGCTATCTTTGGCTTTCACGACAAATCTTTAAAGATTTTATTACTTAAATATCACGAGCTCAATCTTTGGGCAATCCCTGGTGGTTTTATTTTCGAAGATGAGCACTTAGATGATGCTGCTTATAGAATTTTATACGAAAGAACGCATCTACAAGATGTCTATTTACAACAATTTCACGCATTTGGTGGAATAGACAGAACCGAGAAAAAAAATCCTCACCGCCAGTTATTAGCTAACAAAGGGATAAAAATAAGTAAAGAACATTGGATTAATAAGAGATTTGTCACCATAGGGTATTACGCATTAATTGATTACACTATTTCACACACCTTCCCAGATGCTTTTAATGAAACTTGTGCTTGGTTTGATGTAAATCAACTCCCTGAAATGGCTTTTGATCATAAAGAAATCATTGATAAAGGCTTAGAACATCTTAGAAAAACGCTAGATTATGACATTGTAGGAAGCAACCTGCTGCCAGAAAAATTCACCATGAAAGATTTGCAAAATCTGTATGAAGCCATCTTGGGAGAAAAATTCAGAAGAAACAACTTTCAGCGTAAAATGCTCAGCTTAAATATTTTAGACAGACACGAAAAACTTTTTAGCGGCTCTGCAAATAAAGCACCTTATCTTTATTCTTTTAAGAAAAAATAA
- a CDS encoding MFS transporter, with translation MLSFIVFSMLLNSMSIIILQLSQNAQHTYTGLGILEFFKDIPVALVSVFFVDSIKRKSFYLSLAIALFICAVCSFSIPFLTEFWFLKIWFVLIGISFSIGKICVFSIIKNTTSNEKDFSVTMSRTEAAFMLGIFIVNMEFAIILSSNYQEFWRFGFWLVGFISLWTAIQLIKYHKTQPSEETISNTTSKIDFRILTDKKVLFFLSLISLIIFAEQIFNSWLPIFYKNSLNSSAFFALQSSAFLAFFSFLGRIITSKAVKRFSPMKIFYTSLISGIILIISAYFLGQENGLGVKILLFIFPLIGFFIAPLYPMLNSKFLANYPERKISRMVSFIILFTSLGGSIGSISTAYIFQKNLANYYLLFASIPLILILILSSFFSIKEKMY, from the coding sequence ATGTTAAGTTTCATAGTCTTTTCTATGCTCCTTAATTCTATGAGCATTATCATATTACAACTTTCCCAAAATGCTCAGCACACCTATACAGGATTAGGCATTTTAGAATTTTTCAAAGACATTCCTGTGGCTTTAGTCTCTGTTTTTTTCGTTGACTCTATTAAAAGAAAAAGCTTTTATCTCTCACTAGCTATTGCATTATTTATTTGCGCAGTTTGCAGTTTTAGTATTCCATTTTTAACAGAATTTTGGTTTTTAAAAATTTGGTTTGTTCTTATAGGAATTTCTTTTTCTATTGGTAAAATATGTGTTTTCAGCATCATTAAAAATACTACATCTAATGAAAAAGATTTTTCTGTAACTATGAGTAGAACGGAGGCTGCTTTTATGCTAGGTATATTTATTGTAAATATGGAGTTTGCAATTATTTTGAGCAGTAATTATCAAGAGTTTTGGAGATTTGGATTTTGGTTGGTCGGATTTATTTCGTTGTGGACCGCCATCCAACTAATTAAATATCATAAAACGCAACCCTCAGAAGAAACCATTTCTAATACGACTTCAAAAATAGATTTTAGAATATTAACAGACAAAAAAGTTTTATTCTTTCTCTCATTGATATCCTTAATCATTTTTGCCGAACAAATATTTAATTCATGGCTTCCCATTTTTTATAAAAACTCACTTAATTCTTCTGCTTTTTTTGCACTCCAATCTTCTGCTTTCTTAGCCTTTTTTTCCTTTTTAGGTAGAATTATCACATCAAAAGCAGTTAAAAGATTTAGTCCAATGAAAATCTTTTACACCAGTTTAATTTCAGGAATAATCTTAATTATTTCCGCATATTTTCTTGGTCAAGAAAATGGTCTAGGCGTAAAAATTTTATTGTTTATTTTTCCGCTTATTGGTTTCTTCATTGCACCGCTTTATCCTATGCTAAATTCCAAATTTTTAGCAAATTATCCCGAAAGAAAAATTAGCAGAATGGTTTCATTCATTATTTTATTCACTTCTTTAGGCGGTTCTATAGGTTCTATAAGCACTGCATATATTTTTCAAAAAAATTTAGCAAATTATTACTTGTTATTTGCTTCAATTCCCTTAATTTTGATTCTGATTCTTTCTTCTTTTTTTTCTATCAAAGAAAAAATGTACTAA
- a CDS encoding site-specific integrase: MIKYVFELRKDKVTQDGLMPIRILFRIGSSVIKRNTGLNCKPEDWQNNRVKANTKKEKYYGYDSINEKLSEIEFKIQDISLFFRASKIKPTKELFLEKYDYEEKVVITTEYEIFKCFEEYIEKGKLTKTPNTIKGQITVKNYLELFCKEKNISLSFDEVNNDFFESLRDYSYEVKKMKQNYFAKVIKVLKSFLNWAIEKGYNTNREFEKFKAAEHDIDIVFLTFEELMNLYNYQFESDRLSQARDFYCMGCFTGLRFSDLSKLHLANISEDHIVLSIQKTKTQNHAIKLNKYAKAILEKYKGTIYEPLPIISSQKFNEYIKECCDLVEINQLFTIHWFVGNKKKSLTQPKYKFITSHTARKTFITNSLLLGMEPKAIKKIANIKKDAVLDKYMKVTEAFTDEQMDKAWR; this comes from the coding sequence ATGATAAAATATGTTTTTGAATTAAGAAAGGACAAAGTAACTCAAGATGGCTTAATGCCAATCAGAATATTGTTTAGAATAGGCAGTTCAGTAATAAAGCGTAATACTGGCTTAAATTGCAAACCAGAAGATTGGCAAAACAATAGAGTAAAAGCCAATACAAAAAAAGAAAAATATTACGGATATGATTCTATTAATGAAAAACTTTCGGAGATTGAATTTAAAATTCAAGACATTTCACTTTTTTTCAGGGCTAGTAAAATAAAACCAACGAAGGAACTTTTTCTTGAGAAATATGATTATGAAGAAAAGGTAGTTATTACTACTGAATACGAAATTTTTAAATGTTTTGAAGAATACATTGAAAAAGGAAAATTAACCAAAACACCAAATACAATAAAAGGTCAAATTACAGTAAAAAATTATTTAGAGCTCTTTTGTAAAGAAAAAAACATTTCGCTTTCTTTTGATGAAGTAAATAATGATTTTTTTGAATCATTAAGAGATTACTCCTATGAAGTAAAAAAAATGAAACAGAACTACTTTGCTAAAGTAATTAAGGTTTTAAAATCATTTCTGAATTGGGCGATAGAAAAAGGATACAACACTAATCGTGAATTTGAAAAATTCAAAGCTGCTGAACATGATATTGACATTGTTTTTTTGACTTTTGAAGAATTAATGAACTTGTACAATTATCAATTTGAAAGTGATAGACTTTCTCAAGCAAGAGACTTCTATTGTATGGGTTGTTTTACAGGATTAAGATTTTCTGATTTATCAAAACTACACCTAGCTAATATTTCCGAGGATCATATTGTCCTTTCTATCCAGAAAACGAAAACCCAAAACCACGCCATTAAACTCAATAAATACGCAAAAGCTATTTTGGAAAAATACAAAGGAACAATCTATGAACCGTTACCTATAATTTCCTCTCAAAAATTTAATGAATACATCAAGGAATGTTGTGATTTAGTGGAAATCAATCAACTTTTTACTATTCATTGGTTTGTTGGTAATAAGAAAAAATCTTTAACTCAACCAAAATATAAATTTATTACAAGCCATACTGCAAGAAAAACATTCATAACCAATTCTCTACTTTTGGGAATGGAACCGAAAGCCATTAAGAAAATTGCAAACATCAAAAAAGATGCAGTTTTAGACAAATACATGAAAGTAACAGAAGCTTTTACAGATGAGCAAATGGATAAGGCATGGAGATAA
- a CDS encoding glycoside hydrolase family 3 N-terminal domain-containing protein, translating to MKKILLSLVLAGLGINISAQKSIDQKVTELMAKMTLEEKIGQLNQYNDDITATGPITKDADKAGQVRAGKLGSILNAIGAKNTKNWQDQAMQSRLKIPLLFGQDVIHGFRTTFPIPLGETATWDMNLIEKSARIAATEASAYGIHWTFAPMVDIGRDPRWGRVMEGAGEDTYLGTLVGKARVKGFQGNGLGNKDAVMACAKHFAAYGAAVGGRDYNSVDMSLRQLHETYLPPFKAVSDMGVATFMNSFNDINGIPATGNKYIQRDLLKGVWNFQGFVVSDWGSIGEMIPHGFAKDNKDAALKAIIAGSDMDMESRSYTNHLAELVKEGKVDIQLVDDAVRRILTKKYELGLFDDPYRFINEKREKEQANNPEHRKFAREIGSKSIVLLKNENQLLPLSPTTKKVAIIGPFAKATVENHGFWSIAFPDDSQRIVTQFDGIKAQLDKNSELLYAKGCNANDNDKSLFAEAVETAKKADVVIMTLGEGHAMSGEAKSRSNIHFSGVQEDLLKEIAKTGKPIILMINAGRPLVFDWASENIPTIVYTWWLGTEAGNSIADVLFGKINPGGKLPMTFPRTEGQIPIYYNHYNTGRPAKNNTDRNYVSAYIDLDNDPAYPFGFGLSYTTFQYSDVNVSATQLKGNQTLTASVTLTNSGNYDGEEVVQLYIRDLVGKVVRPVKELKGFQKIFLKKGESKTVSFNITPEDLKFYDDELNFDWESGEFDIMIGTNSAQVQTKRVNWEK from the coding sequence ATGAAAAAAATACTTCTTTCATTAGTTTTAGCAGGATTGGGAATAAATATTTCTGCACAGAAATCAATCGACCAAAAAGTTACAGAGCTGATGGCGAAAATGACTTTGGAAGAAAAAATAGGACAGCTCAATCAATACAATGATGATATTACAGCAACCGGTCCTATTACGAAAGATGCAGACAAAGCTGGTCAAGTTCGTGCAGGGAAACTAGGCTCTATTCTAAACGCTATCGGTGCTAAAAATACGAAGAACTGGCAAGACCAAGCCATGCAGTCTCGTCTTAAAATTCCTTTACTTTTTGGGCAAGATGTTATTCATGGTTTTAGAACTACTTTTCCTATTCCATTAGGCGAAACCGCTACTTGGGATATGAATTTAATTGAAAAATCAGCTAGAATTGCAGCTACGGAAGCTTCAGCCTATGGAATTCACTGGACTTTTGCACCAATGGTGGATATAGGAAGAGATCCAAGATGGGGACGTGTAATGGAAGGAGCAGGTGAAGACACCTATTTAGGAACATTAGTAGGAAAAGCTAGAGTGAAAGGTTTTCAAGGAAATGGCTTAGGAAATAAAGATGCAGTAATGGCTTGTGCTAAACATTTTGCTGCTTATGGAGCTGCTGTTGGCGGAAGAGATTACAATTCTGTAGATATGAGCCTTAGACAATTGCATGAAACGTATTTACCACCTTTCAAAGCGGTGTCTGATATGGGAGTAGCTACTTTTATGAATTCTTTTAATGATATCAACGGAATTCCTGCCACTGGAAATAAATACATTCAAAGAGACTTATTAAAAGGTGTTTGGAATTTCCAAGGATTTGTGGTTTCTGACTGGGGAAGCATTGGCGAAATGATTCCTCACGGTTTTGCTAAAGACAATAAAGATGCTGCTCTGAAAGCAATTATCGCGGGAAGTGATATGGATATGGAAAGCCGTTCTTATACCAATCATTTAGCAGAATTGGTAAAAGAAGGAAAAGTAGATATTCAGTTAGTAGATGATGCAGTTCGCAGAATTTTGACTAAAAAATATGAACTTGGACTTTTCGATGACCCTTATCGTTTCATTAATGAAAAGAGAGAGAAAGAACAAGCCAATAATCCAGAACACAGAAAATTTGCAAGAGAAATTGGTTCAAAAAGTATTGTTTTACTAAAAAATGAAAATCAATTATTACCACTTTCCCCTACCACTAAAAAAGTGGCCATTATTGGTCCATTTGCGAAAGCTACAGTAGAAAATCACGGCTTCTGGTCTATCGCTTTTCCAGATGATAGTCAAAGAATTGTCACTCAGTTTGACGGAATTAAAGCTCAATTGGATAAAAATTCAGAATTGCTTTATGCGAAAGGATGTAACGCAAATGATAATGATAAATCTCTATTTGCAGAAGCGGTAGAAACTGCCAAGAAAGCAGATGTTGTAATTATGACTTTAGGCGAAGGTCACGCAATGAGTGGCGAAGCAAAAAGCAGAAGCAACATCCATTTTTCTGGAGTTCAGGAAGATTTATTAAAAGAAATTGCCAAAACAGGAAAACCAATTATTTTAATGATTAATGCCGGTCGTCCTTTGGTTTTTGATTGGGCTTCAGAAAACATTCCTACCATTGTTTACACTTGGTGGTTAGGTACAGAAGCTGGAAATTCTATTGCAGATGTACTTTTTGGGAAAATAAATCCTGGCGGTAAATTGCCGATGACTTTTCCTAGAACTGAAGGTCAAATTCCTATTTATTACAATCATTACAATACAGGAAGACCTGCTAAAAATAATACAGACAGAAACTATGTTTCGGCGTATATCGACTTAGATAATGACCCAGCTTATCCATTCGGATTTGGCTTGAGTTATACTACATTTCAATATTCTGACGTAAACGTAAGTGCTACTCAACTGAAAGGCAATCAAACCTTGACGGCTTCAGTTACGCTTACCAATTCAGGAAATTATGACGGAGAAGAGGTGGTTCAGTTGTACATCAGAGATTTGGTAGGAAAAGTAGTTCGTCCTGTAAAAGAACTGAAAGGTTTTCAAAAAATATTCTTGAAAAAAGGAGAAAGTAAAACCGTTTCTTTTAACATTACACCAGAAGATTTAAAATTCTATGATGATGAACTCAATTTCGATTGGGAATCAGGAGAATTTGACATCATGATAGGCACCAATTCTGCTCAGGTACAAACCAAAAGAGTAAATTGGGAAAAATAA
- a CDS encoding glycoside hydrolase family 30 protein, translated as MIPALVLGSIASLISCNSFTKIEAPQTIEYWQTNADETLKLQKQNNLVFDNPQNNFQNILINPSEKFQTVDGFGYTLTGGSVEVINQLSPAKKKELLQDIFGKSEQSIGVSYLRLSIGASDLNSSVFSYDDVPAGQTDEDLSEFSLEKDQPVIDMLKEILAINPDIKIIGAPWSPPVWMKDNGKSIGGSLKTEYYQVYAEYFVKYIQEMKKNGITIDAITPQNEPLHPGNNPSMYMTAEQQRDFIKNNLGPAFRAANIATKIVLYDHNCDKPEYPITILQDPEAAQYVDGSAFHLYAGDVSALGVVKNAFPNKNLYFTEQWTGSTGTFAGDFIWHTKNVIIGTMRNWSKIALEWNLANDAQFQPFTPGGCTQCKGAITINSAESYTKNVAYYIIAHASKFVPQNSQRIGSTQVGNLSTVAFKTPEGKIALIVLNEGTEVENFNITFDGKSVATSLPSNSVATYTF; from the coding sequence ATGATCCCCGCCTTAGTTTTAGGCTCTATAGCTTCTCTTATCTCATGTAATTCTTTTACAAAAATAGAAGCTCCACAAACAATAGAATATTGGCAAACTAATGCTGATGAAACTTTAAAACTTCAAAAACAAAACAATCTTGTTTTTGATAATCCACAAAATAATTTTCAAAATATTCTCATCAATCCTTCAGAAAAATTCCAAACCGTAGATGGTTTTGGGTATACTCTTACCGGAGGAAGCGTAGAGGTAATCAATCAATTATCTCCAGCGAAGAAAAAAGAACTTCTTCAAGATATTTTCGGAAAATCAGAACAATCCATAGGTGTAAGTTATCTTAGATTAAGTATTGGCGCATCAGATCTTAACAGTTCTGTCTTTTCTTATGATGATGTTCCCGCAGGTCAAACAGACGAAGACCTGAGCGAATTCAGCTTAGAAAAAGACCAACCAGTGATTGATATGTTAAAAGAAATTTTAGCCATTAATCCAGATATTAAAATCATTGGCGCACCTTGGTCACCACCAGTTTGGATGAAGGACAACGGAAAAAGCATAGGAGGAAGCCTGAAAACTGAATATTATCAAGTTTATGCAGAATATTTCGTGAAATATATTCAGGAAATGAAGAAAAATGGAATCACCATTGACGCCATTACTCCTCAAAACGAACCGTTACATCCTGGGAATAACCCAAGTATGTATATGACTGCAGAACAACAAAGAGATTTCATAAAAAACAATTTAGGTCCTGCTTTTAGAGCAGCCAATATTGCTACAAAAATAGTATTGTACGACCATAATTGCGATAAACCAGAATATCCTATTACCATTCTCCAAGACCCAGAAGCTGCACAATATGTAGACGGATCTGCATTCCATCTTTATGCGGGAGATGTTTCAGCTCTTGGTGTTGTAAAGAACGCATTTCCAAATAAAAATCTGTATTTCACAGAACAATGGACGGGTTCTACAGGAACTTTTGCAGGAGACTTTATTTGGCATACCAAAAATGTAATCATTGGAACCATGAGAAATTGGAGCAAAATTGCATTAGAATGGAATTTAGCAAATGACGCACAATTCCAACCATTTACTCCAGGAGGTTGTACTCAATGTAAAGGAGCAATCACTATCAATTCTGCTGAATCTTACACTAAAAATGTAGCGTATTACATCATTGCTCATGCTTCTAAATTTGTACCTCAAAATTCACAAAGAATAGGTTCTACACAAGTAGGAAATTTAAGTACAGTAGCTTTTAAAACACCAGAAGGCAAAATAGCTTTAATTGTTTTAAATGAAGGAACAGAAGTTGAAAATTTTAATATTACCTTTGATGGTAAATCTGTAGCAACTTCATTGCCATCTAATTCAGTGGCTACTTACACCTTTTAA
- a CDS encoding SusC/RagA family TonB-linked outer membrane protein codes for MNMNIKKGLGLIAVLYFTSSFQAQIKSDSSAIKEKKIDEVVLIGYGSVKKKNATSAIENIKADVFEDRPIYNVTQALQGTAAGVSVVQNSGKPGQALNIKIRGNNSISSGVDPLYVVDGIQTKDISGINPDDIVDITVLKDATSAAIYGINGSAGVVIVTTKRGKTNKSQLNFNAYWGVSNKVDNVDVLNLEQYKALISEINPAWLNTINDPMYAGINTDWVKKVYTTGFDQNYNVNYAFGNENVRAYTALGYQNIAGIVSPSDFGRTSAKVNLDAKVTNWLKVTSSLNYINTNSKNTADNNAGAQGGVILSALTTPTFMPAYGSEVKVRPTDSSGNYLNGYKDGQFALNPFTGGWENPVSFMNRESDKTHTQRFLSNLGIEVNILKNLVWKSAASLDYINSTNDKFLDPYRSEWGRQQKGSGSKNDLTFRDFNFENTLNYTLKSGNHDLGVLAGLQMHERMNSGQYYWGSQFADPMQSSFVYDETNPSHGEIFRKDILKELSFFGRLVYTLNNKYTVMAVFRENGSSALNPDKRWGFFPGVSASWNISNENFLQDNSTISEFKIRGGWGKAGNASGIPAYAYYNLERLNKDGGAWSPYQTGSDVAWETTTDTNFGVDLGFLNNRIKLTADFYKRKTDDLIMSIPIGLGIPDVLRNVGSMENKGMEFTLNTVNFKNTDFSWNTNFNISFNKSKVLELKYVPVLDKAGIPSAGNLVRFAADQPISSFYGYKYGGVDSNTGEIIYKDLDGNGMLSAGDRTFIGDPNPDFTFGFTNNFTYKNWYMDLLVTGSQGGDIYNASRFELEMMDDHKNQSTIVLNRWTTPGDITNVPKANAQNAKLVSDRFIEDGSYIKLKSVTLGYNFAQPFKGVTKLNVYVTGQNLYTWTNYSGFDPEVNAFATTNGVLGIDYGTYPQVRTFVFGLKANF; via the coding sequence ATGAACATGAATATTAAAAAAGGGTTAGGACTGATAGCAGTTCTTTATTTTACCTCAAGTTTTCAGGCTCAAATTAAAAGCGATTCTTCAGCTATAAAAGAGAAGAAAATAGATGAGGTGGTTCTGATTGGTTATGGTTCTGTAAAAAAGAAAAATGCAACCAGTGCAATTGAAAACATCAAAGCAGATGTTTTTGAAGACAGACCAATTTATAACGTGACTCAAGCTTTGCAAGGAACAGCAGCGGGGGTAAGTGTAGTACAAAACTCGGGTAAACCAGGGCAAGCTTTAAACATTAAAATCAGAGGGAATAACTCTATTTCTTCTGGTGTAGATCCACTTTATGTAGTAGATGGAATTCAGACCAAAGATATTAGTGGAATTAACCCAGATGACATTGTAGATATTACCGTTCTTAAAGATGCGACTTCTGCAGCAATATATGGTATTAATGGTTCTGCTGGTGTAGTAATTGTTACGACTAAAAGAGGAAAAACAAATAAATCTCAACTTAACTTTAATGCTTATTGGGGAGTTTCAAATAAAGTAGATAACGTTGATGTTCTTAATCTAGAACAATATAAAGCTTTAATATCAGAAATTAATCCTGCTTGGTTAAATACAATCAATGATCCAATGTATGCAGGTATTAATACAGATTGGGTTAAAAAGGTATATACTACTGGATTTGACCAAAACTACAATGTAAACTATGCTTTTGGTAATGAGAATGTTAGGGCTTATACCGCTTTAGGATATCAAAATATTGCAGGAATTGTATCTCCATCTGATTTTGGAAGAACCTCTGCAAAAGTAAATTTAGATGCAAAAGTAACGAATTGGCTTAAGGTAACATCTAGTTTAAATTATATTAACACAAACTCAAAAAATACAGCAGATAACAATGCGGGAGCACAAGGTGGGGTAATTTTATCAGCCTTAACTACACCAACTTTTATGCCTGCATATGGTAGTGAAGTGAAAGTTAGACCTACTGACAGTTCTGGAAATTATTTGAACGGGTACAAAGATGGGCAGTTTGCTCTAAACCCTTTTACGGGTGGTTGGGAAAACCCAGTTTCTTTTATGAACAGAGAATCAGACAAAACACATACACAGAGATTTTTATCAAATTTAGGAATTGAAGTTAATATCCTTAAAAATTTAGTTTGGAAATCTGCAGCATCATTAGATTATATTAACTCAACAAATGATAAATTCCTAGACCCTTATCGTTCAGAATGGGGAAGACAACAAAAAGGTAGTGGTTCTAAAAATGATTTAACTTTCCGTGATTTTAATTTTGAGAACACATTAAATTATACTCTTAAATCTGGTAATCATGACCTTGGCGTGTTGGCGGGACTACAAATGCATGAAAGGATGAATAGTGGTCAATACTATTGGGGAAGCCAATTTGCAGATCCAATGCAATCTTCGTTTGTTTATGATGAAACAAATCCTTCTCATGGAGAAATATTTAGAAAAGATATTTTAAAAGAGTTATCATTCTTTGGAAGATTAGTTTACACACTAAATAATAAATATACTGTTATGGCTGTTTTCCGTGAAAATGGAAGTTCAGCGCTTAATCCAGATAAAAGATGGGGATTCTTCCCTGGAGTTTCTGCTTCATGGAATATTTCAAATGAAAACTTCCTTCAAGACAATTCTACGATATCTGAATTTAAAATCAGAGGAGGTTGGGGTAAAGCAGGTAATGCCTCAGGAATACCAGCTTATGCATACTACAATCTAGAAAGACTTAATAAGGATGGGGGTGCATGGTCTCCTTACCAGACAGGTAGTGATGTAGCCTGGGAAACCACTACAGATACTAACTTTGGTGTAGATTTAGGATTTTTAAATAACAGAATTAAGTTAACTGCAGATTTCTATAAAAGAAAAACAGACGATTTGATTATGTCAATACCGATTGGGCTTGGAATTCCTGATGTTTTAAGAAATGTAGGTTCAATGGAAAATAAAGGGATGGAGTTTACTTTGAATACAGTTAACTTTAAAAACACTGATTTTTCTTGGAATACCAACTTTAACATATCATTTAATAAGTCGAAAGTTTTGGAATTGAAGTATGTACCTGTTCTTGATAAGGCAGGAATACCAAGTGCTGGTAATTTAGTAAGATTTGCAGCAGACCAACCAATAAGTTCTTTCTATGGATATAAATATGGTGGAGTAGATTCTAATACAGGAGAAATTATTTATAAAGACTTGGACGGAAACGGAATGTTAAGTGCAGGTGATAGAACTTTTATTGGTGATCCAAACCCTGACTTTACTTTCGGCTTTACCAATAACTTTACCTATAAAAATTGGTATATGGATCTTTTAGTAACGGGTTCTCAAGGAGGTGATATTTATAACGCTTCTCGTTTTGAACTAGAAATGATGGATGACCATAAAAACCAATCAACAATAGTACTTAATAGATGGACTACCCCAGGTGATATTACAAATGTACCTAAAGCAAATGCTCAAAATGCTAAATTAGTTTCAGACAGATTTATTGAAGATGGATCATATATAAAATTAAAGAGTGTTACTTTGGGGTATAATTTTGCTCAACCGTTTAAGGGTGTAACTAAACTTAATGTTTATGTAACAGGTCAAAACTTATATACATGGACTAATTATTCAGGATTTGATCCAGAAGTGAATGCTTTTGCTACAACAAATGGTGTTTTAGGTATTGATTATGGAACTTATCCACAAGTAAGAACATTTGTATTCGGTTTAAAAGCTAATTTCTAA